A window of the Plasmodium vivax chromosome 12, whole genome shotgun sequence genome harbors these coding sequences:
- a CDS encoding proteosome subunit alpha type 1, putative (encoded by transcript PVX_118620A): MYRNLYDTDNITYSPEGRLYQVEYANEAIKQGTCAVAIKSKDFVVVCGLKKRISKLSFHQEKLFKIDDYIGVTMSGITSDAKVLTKYMRNECLSHKFLFDENMNIEKLVKKVADKYQQNTQRSSRRAFGVGLIIAGYFKEPYIFETKPNGSYFEYIALSFGARSHASKTYLEKNVHLFEDSSLEELTIHCLKALRCSLSSENELTIENTSIAIVGKDKPWQEITTVDLVELLIRVNAEQRTENVDADIQNEGIPPNEVDASNPQGDQME, from the exons ATGTATCGAAACCTGTACGACACAGACAATATTACTTACTCTCCGGAAG GAAGGCTGTACCAAGTCGAATACGCGAATGAAGCGATAAAACAGGGGACCTGCGCCGTGGCTATAAAGTCCAAGGATTTTGTG GTCGTTTGCGGACTAAAGAAGCGCATAAGCAAGTTATCGTTCCACCAGGAAAAACTGTTCAAAATCGATGACTACATCGGTGTGACGATGAGTGGCATCACATCCGACGCAAAGGTTTTGACCAAGTACATGCGAAACGAGTGTCTCTCTCATAAGTTcctttttgatgaaaatatgaatatagaaaaattagtGAAAAAGGTGGCAGATAAGTATCAACAGAATACTCAGAGGAGTAGTAGAAGGGCATTTGGCGTAGGGTTAATAATAGCTGGGTATTTTAAGGAGCCCTACATTTTTGAAACGAAGCCAAATGGTTCATATTTTGAATACATTGCCTTATCGTTTGGTGCTAGATCTCATGCATCGAAAACGTAtctagaaaaaaatgtacacttATTTGAAGATTCGTCGTTGGAGGAGCTTACTATTCATTGCTTAAAGGCCTTAAGATGTTCCCTTTCGAGTGAAAATGAGTTAACTATAGAAAATACATCGATAGCTATTGTTGGTAAGGATAAACCATGGCAAGAAATTACCACCGTAGATTTGGTGGAGCTTCTAATCAGGGTAAACGCTGAACAGAGAACTGAAAATGTTGACGCAGACATTCAGAATGAGGGAATTCCTCCAAATGAAGTAGATGCATCAAATCCACAGGGCGATCAAATGGAATGA
- a CDS encoding hypothetical protein, conserved (encoded by transcript PVX_118610A), whose protein sequence is MDSYEAKKKELYLKRKDINLYYHPIKTIKLFFLELRNIIYKTYKKNKKYNKVILLGIILVLFLFKIRYKYDYLNNFLIYIECIIWWLSLGILSSIGLGCGMHSGVLFLFPHIYFICSTSEYCNSLNFDSRVNMWGSLLTSGNYFECITKNDGNITLSRLFMKIYPYCLVWGIGTALGELPPYLTSYYASKSTLNDEDYEEFEKDIKEGKRNIIIAMKIWMIDFIKKHGSISVFLLSCWPNVMFDLCGICCGHFLMPFGSFFIPLLLGKAVVKTIFQSIFLIFMFSNNYKGMQLKMRQKALSIFPLHRIFKNMDPSSLENYIDEKISILKYGQKTKSKMDFMFLFNIFFFVVLIFFFISCVNQIAQKYQKNIDNEELKKYKNGNDEVLTKKSKK, encoded by the exons ATGGATTCGTACGAAGCTAAAAAGAAGGAGCTGTATTTGAAGAGGAaagatataaatttatattaccATCCCATCAAGAcgataaaactttttttcttggaACTGAgaaatatcatttataaGACCtacaagaaaaataaaaaatacaacaagGTGATACTCCTTGGCATCATACTGGTATTGTTTTTGTTCAAAATAAGATATAAATATGATTACCTGaacaactttttaatttacatagAGTGCATAATATGGTGGCTGTCACTGGGAATTTTAAGTAGCATTGGGTTGGGGTGCGGTATGCACTCGGGGGTACTGTTTTTGTTCCCACacatttatttcatttgCTCAACTTCGGAGTACTGCAATTCGTTGAACTTCGACTCCAGGGTGAACATGTGGGGGTCCCTGCTGACGTCCGGGAATTACTTTGAG TGTATAACTAAGAACGACGGGAATATAACCTTGTCAAGATTATTCATGAAAATTTACCCGTATTGTCTAGTATGGGGAATAGGAACCGCGCTGGGAGAACTGCCACCGTACCTCACGTCGTACTACGCATCTAAG TCTACACTGAACGACGAGGATTATGAAGAATTCGAAAAGGACATAAAAGAAGGAAAGCGAAACATAATAATCGCCATGAAAATATGGATGATAGATTTTATTAAGAAGCACGGATCCATTtctgttttccttttgtcATGCTGGCCAAATG tgaTGTTTGATCTGTGCGGAATTTGCTGTGGTCACTTTTTGATGCCTTTCGGGAGCTTCTTCATTCCGCTGCTTCTAGGGAAGGCCGTTGTTAAAACCATATTTCAGAGCATCTTcctaatttttatgttttcaaataattacaaaGGAATGCAGTTGAAAATGAGGCAGAAGGCGTTATCCATTTTCCCCCTACAtcgcatttttaaaaacatggACCCGTCTTCTCTCGAGAATTATATAGATGAAAAGATCTCGATTTTGAAATATGGGCAGAAAACAAAATCCAAAATggattttatgtttttatttaacatatttttttttgtagtacttatatttttttttatttcctgtGTAAATCAGATAGCCCAGAAGTACCAGAAG aacATCGACAacgaagaattaaaaaagtacaaaaacgGGAACGACGAAGTTTTGACGAAGAAATCAAAGAAATGA
- a CDS encoding hypothetical protein, conserved (encoded by transcript PVX_118630A): MENEALKEQEGEENKRILVLHKRYREGPFENRLRFECELEFVQSLSNIDYIKHLYENKYFSDKRFLNYLKYLNYWRTKPYIFYIHFPICLYVLEILNDGKIDEYFSKESSFNNFVYYLKLHWLFYSYQI; the protein is encoded by the coding sequence atggaaaacgaAGCGCTAAAGGaacaggaaggagaagaaaataaaagaatattaGTTTTACATAAACGTTATAGAGAAGGCCCATTTGAAAACAGACTAAGATTCGAGTGTGAATTGGAATTTGTGCAATCGCTCAGCAATATTGATTATATAAAGCATTTGTACGAAAATAAGTACTTTAGCGATAAGAggtttttaaattatttgaagtatttaaattattggaGAACCAAGCCGTATATTTTCTACATccattttcccatttgtctGTACGTTTTGGAAATATTGAATGACGGTAAAATTGATGAATATTTTAGCAAGGAAAGCTCATTTAACAATTTCGTGTACTACTTAAAATTGCACTGGTTGTTTTATAGTTACCAAATTTAG
- a CDS encoding hypothetical protein, conserved (encoded by transcript PVX_118615A) yields the protein MHFLNCPFDKAKTKLVFKSKVEEKINECKNRGTITTIDTKEHSKNCKIKLSDEFVSSFNKKLLVDILKIKKKLKVTYDVKYSIIYSILLKRGKEKTGNCKNVCPQNGAYKIVRKNNSYFLNQYLLLKCIYQSVYGNIYSCKNVVDSRKYCLKVFHVGICLKQNCPYYVNSQVHLTNYLYKILNEIFFLNYLDNQNVIQIEEVLFDQKKNILFTLLPQVPYQSMHFKKKYGIYSVHRKKAQKIDDRFVQVHLYSENFLKLLFLNIYNTLTYLLRKSVTYLDLKPDNILLTCRYVQEIYAYHVPVKRKKRNKPPEMETKCVDISKIQMDIQKKLNENSKKRRKKNDSSYGHAEKLCNINIFLRKKEKGTNEVDEKRSRKMLYLHCHYKKLTPKRVKNKKIKYIHNVDLSECYEYDANVKKTFFVKNKLSDIFFSSHDATSYIQTFVKKVKPKDAPPQTPPFKEKEAKAKMKEKMRAKTIPNSAHKLHAKGCRINKIKNLSIFKHKSTNSISFLKFYWLYFSEEDSGKWSGALLPYLDVYFVHKYLCNGGGADGHTLNIGVQRSGGRTAKGEPPQERIHSENTQHADMLKNEPNQKDELFTEDSSESPFSQNENHHHNIMKLIDFDECSFTLKNLKVYSSTTDIFNSFEGLFDVSNADVHLSKRLSYNFGSVLYTFLFGRTPF from the coding sequence ATGCACTTCCTAAATTGCCCATTCGACAAGGCAAAAACAAAGCTGGTTTTTAAATCcaaagtggaggaaaaaataaacgaatgTAAAAACAGGGGCACTATCACCACGATAGACACAAAGGAACATtccaaaaattgcaaaataaaactgaGCGACGAATTTGTTAGCAGTTTTAATAAGAAGCTCCTAGtagacattttaaaaatcaagaaaaaattaaaagtaaCTTATGACGTAAAATATAGCATTATTTACagcattttgttaaaaagggggaaggaaaaaactggaaattgcaaaaatgtatgtccccaaaatggtgcatacaaaattgtgaggaaaaacaactcatattttttaaaccaGTACcttcttttaaaatgcatatacCAAAGTGTGTACGGAAATATATACAGCTGCAAAAATGTTGTGGACAGCAGAAAATACTGCTTGAAAGTTTTCCACGTTGGAATTTGCCTAAAGCAAAACTGCCCCTACTACGTTAACAGTCAAGTGCACTTAACTAACTatctttataaaattttaaatgaaattttttttttaaattatctgGATAATCAAAATGTAATACAAATTGAAGAGGTACTTtttgaccaaaaaaaaaacatcctaTTCACCCTTTTGCCACAAGTGCCCTACCAATCTAtgcatttcaaaaaaaaatacggcATATATTCCGTGCATcgaaaaaaagcgcaaaaaataGACGACAGATTTGTACAAGTACATTTATACTCAGAGAATTTCCTCAAActtctctttttaaatatctaCAATACACTGACCTATTTGTTGCGCAAAAGTGTAACGTACTTGGATCTGAAGCCGGATAACATACTGCTAACCTGTAGGTACGTACAAGAAATATATGCCTACCATGTACCtgtgaaacgaaaaaaacgaaacaaaccCCCCGAGATGGAAACAAAGTGTGTAGATAtatcaaaaatacaaatggaCATCCAAAAAAAGCTCAACgaaaattcgaaaaaaaggcgaaaaaaaaatgacagtaGTTACGGGCATGCTGAAAAACTGtgcaatataaatattttcctaagaaaaaaggaaaaagggacaaacGAGGTGGACGAAAAAAGGAGCCGAAAAATGCTTTACTTACACTGccattacaaaaaattaacccccaaaagagtgaaaaataaaaaaattaaatacatcCATAACGTGGATCTATCTGAGTGTTACGAATACGACgcgaatgtaaaaaaaacattttttgtaaaaaacaaattaagcgatatttttttctcatcacACGATGCCACTTCGTACATCCAGACCTTcgttaaaaaggtgaagccGAAAGATGCGCCCCCCCAAACACCTCcatttaaagaaaaggaagcgaaggcgaaaatgaaggaaaaaatgagggCAAAAACGATTCCAAATAGTGCACATAAACTCCACGCAAAGGGCTGCcgaattaacaaaataaaaaatctgtCCATTTTTAAACACAAGTCAACAAATTCGATCAGCTTTCTAAAATTCTACTGGCTATATTTTAGCGAAGAAGATTCGGGAAAATGGAGCGGCGCCCTTTTGCCATACCTAGATGTATACTTCGTGCATAAATACCTTTGCAACGGTGGGGGTGCCGATGGGCACACGCTAAATATAGGCGTCCAGCGGAGTGGCGGCAGGACGGCTAAAGGTGAGCCCCCTCAAGAACGTATCCATAGCGAAAACACCCAACATGCGGATATGCTAAAAAACGAGCCTAATCAAAAAGACGAATTGTTTACAGAAGATTCAAGTGAGTCGCCCTTctcacaaaatgaaaaccaCCACCACAACATTATGAAGCTAATAGATTTCGATGAGTGTTCCTTTACTCTGAAAAACCTCAAAGTGTATAGCTCAACGACGGACATTTTTAACTCCTTCGAGGGCTTATTTGATGTGTCTAATGCAGATGTCCACCTTTCGAAAAGGCTGTCGTACAACTTCGGATCGGTGCTGTATACCTTCCTCTTCGGACGAACGCCGTTCTAG
- a CDS encoding hypothetical protein, conserved (encoded by transcript PVX_118625A) produces MSSVSTLPYIGSKISLISNSEIRYEGILYTINTHESTVALQNVRSFGTEGRRQPDIPPSNEIYDFIIFRGKDIKDVTVSEAAKTIPDDPAIVSMNIAPSSKNNLSDNINYNNNVSMNKPMKTQNNMMQQQNDRSMNMNNRRYFNRQNYNFYYNNNPNNSGHNHNHNHNSNHNNSYNNSGRNFNNFKYKNFRNYERPYIIGELESQPNPALKSKFSPDFDFSTNNLKFDKSTILDEKNKDPLTLNNNIQVGGYDKNSSFFDNISCETLDKQQGKDERVDREKLRMLDVDTFGIAAAHYRTSGHNRNNNRNKMRNNRNNKMMGNFNYNYYNRSQNPFNRYPAY; encoded by the coding sequence atgtcttcTGTATCAACCTTGCCATATATAGGAAGTAAAATTTCGTTAATTTCAAACTCGGAAATTAGATATGAAGGAATTTTGTACACGATAAATACGCACGAGTCGACCGTTGCATTGCAAAATGTCAGATCATTTGGAACGGAGGGGAGAAGACAGCCGGACATTCCACCATCCAATGAAATTTAcgattttataatatttagaGGAAAAGATATAAAAGATGTAACCGTGAGTGAAGCCGCGAAGACCATTCCGGACGACCCAGCGATCGTTTCCATGAACATAGCACCTTCGTCTAAAAATAACTTAAGcgataatataaattataacaaCAATGTGAGTATGAACAAGCCGATGAAGACTCAAAACAATATGATGCAGCAACAAAATGATAGAAGTATGAACATGAATAATAGGCGATATTTTAATAGGCagaattacaatttttactataataaTAACCCCAACAATAGCGGCCACAACCACAATCACAACCACAACAGCAATCACAACAACAGTTATAATAACAGCGGTAgaaattttaacaattttaaatataaaaattttaggAATTATGAAAGACCCTACATTATCGGGGAGCTCGAGTCACAGCCGAACCCAGCCCTGAAAAGCAAATTCAGCCCCGACTTTGACTTTAGCACAAACAATCTAAAGTTTGATAAAAGCACCATACTGGACGAGAAGAATAAAGACCCCCTAACGCTGAATAACAATATTCAAGTAGGAGGGTATGATAAGAACTCCAGCTTTTTTGATAACATCAGTTGTGAAACGCTAGATAAACAACAGGGTAAGGATGAAAGAGTAGACcgggaaaaattaagaatgTTAGATGTAGACACCTTTGGAATAGCTGCAGCGCACTATCGAACCAGTGGACACAATCGAAACAACAACAGGAATAAAATGAGAAACAATagaaataacaaaatgatggGGAACTTTAACTACAACTATTATAATAGAAGTCAGAACCCGTTTAACAGGTACCCTGcttattag
- a CDS encoding hypothetical protein, conserved (encoded by transcript PVX_118605A), with translation MEKATVKGSLFDDDVDVQDYDVMRRRLDFLQGEMTMPPNSMKSVIDKTAAFVKKNGKIFEQKIYKEKEKQFSFINPSHPYFYYYQYKLHELFIGAEEKSLVPKAILEIKKREDLNKASNNEHILKICDFIKEDNKQEKNKIIYAIDDQANQEITQEKEEKIEVKEDIYTITTPFISSVDVDLIKTTALFVARNGNQFLNELIDREKNNNQYDFLRANNLYFNYFSKLIDIYVKCLLPNDDIINKLKKYSTNKSDIINYSYCVYNFNMKKKEEEERKMEQKTKCDTFYDWTNFSVVETINFDENDDYLPQSIDFNNVENYVLSQLFDTDKKYTNLEKIKNISYHDSNVNKTVYADDDMMERMDNETFDADTDKQYTDQAEGEEEYYEKGVGRIKMRDKHHSNGYEEESLDSSQERENVKGKKYAKQGPKERKMNEENNDAEGDNTLDEEQVAERKVGEEDDDDDDNEERIIVVKNYEKSKKHRLNNQNMHLCPITNQPIDINDMTKHLKTLLLDPQWKEQKDKLYEKAKKEASFTPLEDIEGNLSLFVINRPDLFGSIDEEINEHTLNENKKNTKNMKTNKKEEDVYSYIHNIYNKILPGPSMAHYPQNGDSTKRDSTDQKSKKQRKG, from the coding sequence atggagaaggcCACAGTCAAGGGGAGCTTATTCGATGACGACGTGGACGTCCAGGATTATGACGTTATGCGGAGAAGACTCGACTTCCTGCAGGGAGAAATGACCATGCCGCCAAACAGCATGAAAAGTGTTATTGACAAAACAGCCGctttcgttaaaaaaaatggaaaaatattcgAGCAAAAAATCTacaaggagaaggaaaaacagtTCAGTTTTATAAATCCCTCGCACCCCTACTTTTACTATTATCAGTACAAGCTACATGAACTATTCATAGGGGCAGAGGAAAAAAGTTTAGTCCCCAAAGCCattttagaaataaaaaaaagggaagatcTAAACAAAGCCAGTAATAATGAAcacatattaaaaatatgcgattttataaaagaagacaataaacaagaaaaaaataaaattatctaTGCCATAGATGATCAGGCGAATCAGGAAATTACACaagagaaggaggaaaaaattgaagtaaAGGAAGATATATACACAATTACAACTCCATTTATCAGCTCAGTCGACGTCGACTTAATCAAAACAACAGCGTTATTTGTTGCAAGGAATGGaaatcaatttttaaatgaactCATAgacagagaaaaaaataacaatcaGTATGATTTTCTGCGAGCAAATAATCTTTACTTTAATTACTTTTCAAAACTTATCGATATATATGTGAAGTGCCTACTACCAAATGATGAcataataaacaaattaaaaaaatattccacGAACAAAAGCGATATTATAAACTACTCGTACTgtgtttacaattttaatatgaaaaagaaggaagaagaagagcgaaaaatggaacaaaaaacaaaatgtgatACCTTCTACGATTGGACCAATTTCTCCGTTGTGGAAACAATTAACTTTGACGAAAATGACGATTATCTTCCCCAATCCATTGACTTTAACAATGTCGAAAATTATGTCCTAAGTCAGCTCTTCGATACGGATAAAAAGTACAcgaatttggaaaaaattaaaaacatctCTTATCATGATAGCAATGTAAACAAAACAGTGTACGCAGATGATGACATGATGGAACGAATGGACAATGAAACATTTGATGCAGATACGGATAAGCAGTATACCGATCaagcagaaggagaggaggaatattatgaaaaagggGTCGGACGAATCAAAATGAGAGACAAACATCATAGTAATGGGTACGAAGAGGAATCCTTAGATAGCTCCcaagaaagggaaaacgtaaagggtaaaaaataCGCTAAACAGGGaccaaaagaaagaaaaatgaacgaagaAAATAATGACGCGGAAGGTGATAACACATTAGATGAAGAGCAAGTTGCGGAGAGGAAAGTCGGCGAGGAAgacgatgacgatgatgataatGAAGAAAGAATCATAGTTGTAAAGAATTacgaaaaatcaaaaaaacaTCGCCTAAACAATCAAAACATGCACTTGTGCCCAATCACAAATCAACCAATTGACATCAACGATATGACGAAACATTTGAAAACGTTATTATTGGATCCGCAGTGGAAGGAACAGAAAGATAAGCTATatgaaaaggcaaagaagGAAGCATCCTTCACGCCCCTTGAAGATATTGAAGGAAATTTATCTCTTTTTGTCATTAACAGACCAGATCTTTTTGGCTCCATTGACGAAGAAATTAATGAACACacattaaatgaaaataaaaaaaacaccaagaATATGAAGACCAataagaaggaggaagacgtCTACAgttatattcataatatttacaataaaattCTGCCAGGGCCATCCATGGCTCACTACCCGCAAAATGGAGACAGTACGAAAAGGGACTCGACTGatcaaaaaagtaaaaaacaaagaaaaggTTAA